From Gemmatimonadota bacterium, the proteins below share one genomic window:
- a CDS encoding YbaB/EbfC family nucleoid-associated protein: MAKGMSGMMKRVQRMQKKMVQIQEEIAQRRVEGTAGGGMVTAVVDGKLNVVEIRIDPAVVDPEDVEMLEDLVLAAVNQGQQKAQEMVNQEMGQLTGGLNIPGL, encoded by the coding sequence ATGGCCAAGGGCATGTCAGGCATGATGAAGCGTGTTCAGAGAATGCAGAAGAAGATGGTGCAGATTCAGGAGGAAATCGCCCAGCGCCGGGTCGAAGGCACGGCCGGCGGCGGCATGGTCACCGCGGTGGTGGACGGCAAGCTGAACGTCGTGGAGATAAGGATAGACCCGGCCGTGGTCGACCCCGAAGACGTGGAGATGCTCGAAGATCTCGTGCTGGCCGCCGTCAATCAGGGTCAGCAGAAGGCGCAGGAAATGGTGAACCAGGAAATGGGACAACTTACCGGGGGGCTGAATATCCCCGGCCTGTAA